A genomic region of Caldicellulosiruptor acetigenus contains the following coding sequences:
- a CDS encoding glycosyl hydrolase family 95 catalytic domain-containing protein, with the protein MNSQSLKIIFDKPASCWEEALPIGNGSLGAMIYGGVEYETIQLNEESIWSCGPRRRENPDALKYLHEIRKSILEGNIKRAEELSVFALSGTPHSEGNYEPLGYLDIYFEGIETDKVEKYTRYLDISNATCKVEFDVDDIRYEKIYFSSYPDKVIVVKICCSKKGAVSLRAKFRREYQEDIDKCGKVDNDKIFFECSAGEGRGVSFSAVLKAVLKDGDVYTIGDNLFVKNATEVMLLITSTTSYKERDYFNWCLKTLEQVSKHDFEELYKRHTEDYKSLFDRVEFYIDTANTNKRTELTTPERIKLLKEGYKDEELIVLLFQFGRYLLISSSRPGCLPPNLQGIWNKEMKPPWGSKYTININLQMNYWPAEVCNLSECHMPLFDLLEKMYENGKITAQRMYGCRGFCAHHNTDIWGDTAPQDIYIPATYWPMGAAWLCLHIWDHYEYTGDLEFLKEYYYLMREAALFLLDYLIEDRNGYLVTCPSCSPENRYKLNGEVYSLTYMPTMDIQIITALFDKIKKANDVLELNDEIVEKIEYALNKHPSIKIGKHGQIQEWIEDYEEAEPGHRHISHLFGLYPENQITPEKTPQLFKAAKKTLQRRLEHGSGHTGWSRAWIICFWARLKEGDKAYENILELLKKSTLPNLLDNHPPFQIDGNFGVTAGIAEMIMQSYDDTIELLPALPSDWKSGYIKGLKARGGHTVDIYWENGIFKKAKVILGFKESVVLKYKDSYIEIKGNLGEEKVISYDNFSK; encoded by the coding sequence ATGAATTCGCAAAGTTTAAAAATAATTTTCGATAAACCAGCAAGCTGTTGGGAAGAGGCACTTCCAATAGGTAATGGAAGCTTGGGTGCTATGATTTATGGTGGAGTTGAATATGAGACCATCCAATTAAATGAAGAAAGTATTTGGTCATGTGGTCCTCGAAGAAGAGAAAATCCTGATGCATTAAAATATTTACATGAGATACGAAAAAGCATTTTAGAAGGCAATATAAAAAGAGCTGAAGAGCTTTCTGTTTTTGCTCTTTCTGGAACACCCCATAGCGAAGGAAATTATGAACCGCTAGGTTACCTTGATATATATTTTGAAGGGATTGAGACAGATAAAGTTGAAAAATATACCAGATATCTTGATATTTCAAATGCTACTTGTAAAGTTGAATTTGATGTAGATGATATCAGATATGAAAAGATTTACTTTTCTTCTTATCCAGATAAGGTGATTGTAGTAAAGATATGCTGTAGCAAAAAAGGGGCAGTATCTCTGAGAGCAAAATTTAGACGTGAGTATCAAGAAGACATAGACAAGTGCGGTAAAGTAGATAATGATAAAATATTTTTTGAATGCTCAGCTGGTGAGGGAAGAGGAGTTTCTTTTTCTGCTGTATTAAAGGCTGTATTAAAAGATGGGGATGTCTATACAATTGGTGACAATTTGTTTGTAAAAAATGCAACTGAGGTTATGCTTTTAATTACCTCAACAACCAGCTACAAAGAGAGAGATTATTTTAACTGGTGTTTGAAAACATTAGAACAAGTATCTAAACATGATTTTGAGGAACTTTATAAGAGGCATACAGAAGATTATAAATCATTGTTTGACAGAGTTGAGTTTTATATCGATACAGCAAATACTAACAAACGTACTGAATTGACAACTCCTGAGAGGATTAAATTATTAAAAGAAGGATATAAAGATGAAGAATTAATAGTACTACTTTTTCAATTTGGAAGATATTTGCTAATATCAAGTAGCCGCCCAGGGTGTCTGCCACCAAATTTGCAGGGAATTTGGAACAAAGAGATGAAGCCACCTTGGGGCAGTAAGTATACAATAAATATTAATCTACAGATGAACTATTGGCCTGCTGAGGTTTGTAATCTTTCAGAATGTCATATGCCTTTATTTGATTTACTAGAGAAAATGTATGAAAACGGTAAGATTACTGCCCAGAGAATGTATGGATGTAGAGGATTTTGTGCGCATCATAACACAGATATTTGGGGAGATACTGCACCGCAGGATATTTACATCCCTGCAACATATTGGCCAATGGGTGCTGCATGGCTTTGTCTTCATATATGGGATCATTATGAATACACAGGAGATTTAGAGTTTCTGAAAGAATACTACTATTTAATGAGGGAAGCAGCGCTGTTTTTATTAGATTATCTCATTGAAGATAGAAACGGCTATCTTGTAACATGTCCTTCCTGTTCGCCAGAGAATAGGTATAAACTGAATGGTGAAGTATATAGTCTGACATATATGCCAACTATGGATATTCAAATAATTACTGCACTTTTTGATAAGATAAAAAAAGCTAATGATGTATTAGAATTGAATGATGAAATAGTTGAAAAAATAGAATATGCATTAAATAAACATCCGTCGATAAAAATAGGTAAACATGGACAAATTCAAGAGTGGATAGAAGATTATGAAGAAGCAGAGCCGGGGCACAGGCATATTTCTCATTTGTTTGGGCTTTATCCTGAAAACCAGATAACTCCTGAAAAAACACCACAGCTTTTCAAAGCTGCAAAGAAAACGTTGCAAAGAAGACTTGAACATGGTTCTGGACATACTGGTTGGAGCAGGGCTTGGATTATATGTTTCTGGGCAAGGCTTAAAGAAGGGGATAAAGCTTATGAAAATATTTTAGAACTTCTTAAAAAATCAACTTTGCCCAATTTGCTTGACAACCACCCACCGTTTCAAATTGATGGGAACTTTGGTGTGACTGCTGGTATTGCAGAGATGATTATGCAGTCATATGACGACACGATTGAACTTTTACCTGCACTTCCGAGTGATTGGAAAAGCGGATATATAAAAGGTTTAAAAGCACGTGGAGGACATACAGTTGATATTTATTGGGAGAATGGTATTTTTAAGAAAGCAAAAGTTATTCTGGGATTTAAAGAAAGTGTTGTTTTAAAGTATAAGGACAGTTATATTGAAATAAAAGGAAATCTAGGAGAAGAAAAAGTTATCTCTTATGATAATTTCTCTAAGTAA
- a CDS encoding beta-L-arabinofuranosidase domain-containing protein, giving the protein MKGHGQILIPLKASLHNESEFYRRFEINRNYMLSLKTENLLQNFYLESGLVSWSFLPQDIHGGWESPTCQLRGHFLGHWLSAAAKIYANFGDEEIKGKADYIINELEKCQRENGGEWVGSIPEKYFEWMARGKYVWAPHYTVHKTFMGLVDMYKYASNQKALEIADKWANWFYRWSGQFSREKMDDILDYETGGMLEIWAELYDITKDSKYKDLMERYYRGRLFDRLLMGEDVLTGKHANTTIPEIHGAARVWEITGEEKFRKIVESYWKEAVEERGYFCTGGQTLGEVWTPKQKIKNYLGTTNQEHCVVYNMIRLAEFLFRWTGDKRYSDYIERNIYNGLFAQQRLKDGMVTYYLPLMPGSQKRWGTPTNDFWCCHGTLVQAHTIYNDLIYYKSQNGIVISQFIPSSVTWKDDKGNDITITQYFERKHGSFAYTAEKDEIYIEIQCKSPVEFELAIRKPWWAKKVEIEINGNSYYAADDSSYIQLTQRWNNEKIKITFYKAVETCSMPDDPQQVAFMIGPVVLAGLCERRRKIYIGERKIEEIIVPIDKRGYGPLLYTTQGQIEDIFFLPLCYIDQEKYTVYFLID; this is encoded by the coding sequence ATGAAGGGACATGGTCAAATTTTAATTCCTTTAAAAGCATCTCTTCACAATGAGAGTGAATTTTACAGAAGATTTGAGATAAATAGGAACTACATGCTTTCTCTAAAAACTGAAAACTTACTTCAGAATTTCTATTTAGAATCTGGATTAGTAAGCTGGAGTTTTTTGCCACAAGATATTCATGGTGGTTGGGAGTCACCAACATGCCAATTAAGAGGGCATTTTTTGGGACATTGGTTATCAGCAGCAGCAAAAATATATGCAAATTTTGGAGATGAAGAGATAAAAGGAAAGGCAGATTATATTATTAATGAATTAGAGAAATGCCAAAGAGAAAATGGTGGAGAATGGGTAGGTTCCATTCCAGAAAAATATTTTGAGTGGATGGCACGCGGAAAGTATGTATGGGCACCACACTATACTGTCCATAAAACCTTTATGGGACTTGTAGATATGTATAAGTATGCGTCAAATCAAAAAGCATTAGAAATAGCAGATAAATGGGCTAATTGGTTTTATAGATGGAGTGGACAATTTTCACGGGAAAAGATGGACGATATTCTCGATTATGAAACTGGTGGTATGCTTGAGATTTGGGCAGAACTATATGATATAACAAAAGACAGTAAATATAAAGATTTAATGGAACGTTATTACAGAGGTCGCTTATTTGACAGATTATTAATGGGTGAAGATGTATTAACAGGTAAACATGCAAATACTACTATACCAGAGATACATGGAGCGGCGAGAGTATGGGAAATTACAGGAGAAGAAAAGTTTAGAAAAATAGTTGAATCTTATTGGAAAGAAGCAGTAGAAGAACGAGGATATTTTTGCACAGGGGGACAGACGTTAGGAGAAGTTTGGACACCTAAGCAAAAAATAAAAAATTATCTTGGAACAACAAATCAAGAGCATTGTGTAGTTTATAATATGATACGCTTGGCAGAATTCTTGTTTAGATGGACAGGGGATAAGAGATATAGCGATTATATAGAAAGAAATATTTATAATGGATTGTTTGCTCAACAGAGGCTAAAAGATGGAATGGTCACATATTATCTTCCGCTAATGCCAGGTAGTCAAAAGAGATGGGGAACACCAACAAATGATTTTTGGTGTTGTCATGGGACGTTGGTGCAAGCACATACTATTTACAATGATCTAATCTATTACAAGAGCCAAAATGGGATAGTAATAAGCCAGTTTATACCTTCTTCTGTAACTTGGAAAGATGACAAAGGAAACGACATTACAATAACTCAATACTTTGAAAGAAAACATGGAAGTTTTGCCTATACAGCAGAAAAGGATGAAATATATATAGAGATTCAATGTAAGAGTCCTGTAGAATTTGAGCTTGCAATAAGAAAACCTTGGTGGGCTAAGAAAGTAGAAATAGAAATAAACGGAAACTCATATTATGCTGCTGACGATTCTTCATACATCCAATTAACGCAAAGATGGAACAACGAGAAGATAAAGATTACTTTCTACAAAGCAGTTGAAACTTGTTCGATGCCAGATGATCCGCAGCAAGTAGCTTTCATGATAGGTCCTGTTGTATTAGCAGGACTTTGTGAAAGGAGAAGAAAGATCTATATTGGTGAAAGAAAGATAGAAGAGATAATTGTACCAATTGATAAAAGAGGTTATGGACCGTTATTATATACAACTCAAGGTCAGATTGAGGATATATTCTTTTTACCACTTTGTTACATTGATCAAGAAAAATATACCGTATACTTTTTAATTGATTAA
- a CDS encoding alpha-N-arabinofuranosidase: MKKTKVLYDREFVIGQVDKRIYGSFLEHMGRAIYTGIYEPDHPQADEMGFRKDVLELVRQLNVPIVRYPGGNFVSGYNWEDGVGPKEKRPRRLELAWRAIETNEVGVNEFIEWAKRANTSVMMTVNLGTRGIDAARNLVEYCNFPGGTYYSDLRRQHGYEQPHNIKVWCLGNEMDGDWQIGHKTAHEYGRIARETAKVMKWIDPTIKLVAAGSSGPKMPTFPEWEAIVLDHTYDLVDYVSLHVYYGNPEKDTKNFVAKSLEMEEFIKTVISTIDYVKAKKRSKKVVNISFDEWNVWYHAHLEGKDQKAEPWAQIRAIAEEDYVFEDAILVGCMLIALLKHCDRVKIACMAQLVNVIAPITTVKGGIAYRQVIYYPFMHAANYGHGVALLPKVNSPKYDSKDFTDVPYIETVATYNEEKDEITVFAVNRDLEEEMQVEFKLDGFEGFEVVEHIVYESDDIYKGNTAEKPDNVVPHKGGNSKIEGNVLTSILPKFSWNVIRLKKKEN; encoded by the coding sequence ATGAAAAAAACAAAGGTACTCTATGATAGGGAGTTTGTAATTGGACAGGTAGACAAGAGAATCTACGGTTCATTTTTGGAACACATGGGAAGAGCAATATACACAGGAATCTATGAACCAGACCATCCACAGGCTGATGAAATGGGGTTTAGAAAAGATGTTTTAGAACTTGTTCGGCAGTTGAATGTTCCTATTGTAAGATATCCTGGCGGCAATTTTGTGTCGGGGTATAACTGGGAAGATGGTGTTGGTCCAAAAGAAAAAAGACCAAGAAGACTTGAGCTTGCGTGGAGAGCCATCGAGACAAATGAGGTTGGGGTAAACGAATTTATTGAATGGGCAAAAAGAGCAAACACCTCTGTTATGATGACAGTAAACCTTGGCACACGTGGAATTGATGCAGCAAGAAACTTAGTTGAGTATTGCAACTTTCCAGGTGGCACATACTACAGTGATTTGAGACGTCAGCATGGTTATGAACAGCCGCACAACATAAAAGTATGGTGTCTTGGGAACGAGATGGATGGTGACTGGCAGATAGGTCACAAAACAGCCCATGAGTATGGCAGAATTGCAAGAGAGACAGCAAAGGTTATGAAGTGGATAGATCCCACTATAAAGCTTGTTGCAGCGGGAAGCTCAGGTCCCAAAATGCCAACATTTCCTGAGTGGGAAGCAATTGTTTTGGACCACACATATGACCTTGTAGATTATGTGTCGCTACATGTGTACTATGGAAATCCTGAAAAGGACACAAAGAACTTTGTTGCAAAATCGCTTGAAATGGAAGAGTTTATCAAAACAGTTATATCAACAATTGACTATGTAAAGGCTAAAAAGAGAAGCAAAAAGGTTGTCAATATCTCATTTGACGAATGGAATGTATGGTACCATGCTCATCTTGAGGGGAAAGACCAGAAAGCAGAACCCTGGGCTCAAATTCGTGCTATTGCAGAAGAAGATTATGTGTTCGAAGATGCAATTTTAGTGGGATGCATGTTGATTGCGCTTTTGAAACACTGTGATAGAGTCAAGATAGCATGCATGGCACAGCTTGTAAATGTAATTGCCCCAATTACCACTGTAAAGGGTGGAATTGCTTACAGACAGGTAATCTACTATCCTTTCATGCATGCTGCAAACTATGGGCATGGAGTTGCACTGCTTCCCAAGGTAAATTCTCCTAAATATGATTCAAAAGACTTTACTGATGTTCCGTACATTGAAACAGTTGCAACATACAATGAGGAAAAGGATGAAATAACAGTCTTTGCAGTCAACAGAGATTTAGAAGAGGAGATGCAAGTTGAATTTAAGCTTGATGGTTTTGAAGGCTTTGAGGTTGTGGAGCACATTGTATATGAAAGTGATGATATTTACAAAGGAAACACTGCAGAAAAACCTGACAATGTTGTGCCCCACAAAGGTGGAAATTCAAAGATAGAAGGCAATGTTTTAACATCCATATTACCTAAATTCTCCTGGAATGTAATCAGGTTAAAGAAGAAAGAAAATTAA
- a CDS encoding alpha-glucosidase/alpha-galactosidase, translating to MLKIAIIGAGSGVFTRNLVRDILSYPELRDSTIALMDIDSIRLEFMRKALQKLIDQEKYPTKLEATTDRKEALKGAKYVVVTIQVGGLKPYEYDIYIPLKYGVKQAVGDTIGPGGVFRALRTIPVLLDIAKDMEELCPDALLLNYVNPMAMNCWALNKATNIKNVGLCHSVQGTAEFLAKIIGAKMEEISYLCAGINHMAWFLKFEWNGKDAYPLIKEKANDPEIYTQDVTKFEILKHFGYYVSESSFHMSEYVPYFRKSDDWINKIHKTHSWHKEHYNGMYLHCCLDAAKTLLDDLKKMAEADYIDPKRSNEYCATIIHSIETNTPSVINGNVENKGLITNLPEGCCVEVPCLVDRNGIQPTYVGNLPPQLAALNRTNINVQELAVIAALTGDREVVYHAIMMDPLTSAVLDLDEIRKMVDEMFEAEKEWLPEKIYK from the coding sequence ATGCTCAAAATAGCTATCATAGGTGCAGGAAGTGGAGTTTTCACAAGGAACTTGGTAAGAGACATTTTGTCATATCCAGAACTAAGAGACTCTACAATAGCGCTTATGGACATTGACAGTATAAGACTTGAATTTATGAGAAAAGCTCTGCAAAAACTCATTGACCAGGAAAAGTATCCAACCAAACTTGAAGCCACAACTGATAGAAAAGAGGCTTTAAAAGGTGCAAAATATGTGGTTGTCACAATACAAGTTGGAGGTTTAAAACCTTACGAATATGACATTTACATTCCTCTAAAATACGGTGTAAAACAGGCAGTTGGTGATACAATAGGTCCAGGTGGAGTTTTTAGGGCTCTTAGAACAATACCGGTTTTGCTTGACATTGCAAAGGACATGGAAGAGCTTTGTCCTGACGCACTTTTGCTCAATTATGTAAATCCAATGGCAATGAACTGCTGGGCGTTAAATAAGGCTACGAATATAAAAAATGTAGGGCTTTGTCACAGTGTTCAAGGAACTGCTGAATTTTTAGCAAAAATTATTGGGGCAAAAATGGAAGAAATTTCATACTTATGTGCAGGTATAAACCACATGGCATGGTTTTTGAAATTTGAGTGGAATGGGAAAGATGCATATCCCCTTATAAAAGAGAAAGCAAATGACCCCGAAATCTATACACAGGATGTTACAAAATTCGAGATACTAAAACATTTTGGATATTATGTTTCAGAGTCAAGTTTTCACATGTCTGAATATGTTCCTTATTTTAGAAAGAGCGACGATTGGATAAACAAAATACATAAAACACATTCATGGCACAAAGAACATTACAATGGCATGTATCTGCACTGCTGCTTAGATGCTGCGAAAACTTTACTTGATGACCTGAAGAAAATGGCAGAGGCAGACTACATCGACCCGAAAAGAAGTAACGAATACTGTGCAACTATCATCCATTCCATAGAGACAAACACTCCAAGTGTGATAAATGGTAATGTTGAGAACAAGGGTTTGATAACAAATTTGCCTGAAGGGTGCTGTGTAGAAGTGCCATGTTTGGTTGACAGAAATGGTATTCAGCCAACTTATGTTGGAAATCTTCCTCCACAGCTTGCAGCTTTGAACAGGACAAATATAAACGTTCAAGAGCTTGCGGTAATTGCTGCTTTGACAGGTGATAGGGAAGTAGTTTATCATGCAATTATGATGGACCCTCTCACAAGTGCAGTTTTAGATTTGGATGAAATACGCAAGATGGTAGATGAGATGTTTGAAGCAGAAAAAGAATGGCTGCCAGAAAAAATTTACAAATAA